Part of the Mycolicibacterium mageritense genome is shown below.
GAGTGAGTGCAGGCATCGACCTCTCCCTGGCTCTTGTGGAGCTCGACCACGGTACCGAGGTCGCCAAAGCGGTTGCGCGCTGGTTGGTTCTGTATCTTCGCCGACCCGGTGGCCAAGGCCAGTTCGCCGCGCCGGTCTGGACGCCCCGCGCCCGGCGGGACGAGATTCGGCACGTGCAAGAGGCCATCGAGGCAGACCCGGCGGCCCCGCACACCATGGGTACCCTCGCTGCGGCCGCAGCCATGAGCGTTCGCCACTTCACCCGCGTGTTCACCAGTGAAATCGGCGAGGGGCCAGGGGCATACGTCGACCGGGTCCGAACACAGGCAGCGCGTCGCCAGCTCGAGGAGACCGCCGACCCCGTGTCGGCCATTGCGGCTCGATGTGGTTTCGGCACCGCAGAGACCATGCGCAGAAACTTCATCCGGCAACTCGGCGTCTCGCCGGACGCATACCGCAAGGCGTTCACCTGACATCGCCATACCTGAACATTCAGAAGGACAACGCAAATGACTGATGCAAGCGCGCCCACCCGGATCGCTATGCTGATCTATCCCGGGTTCACCACGTTGGACCTCGTCGGTCCACAACAGGTGCTCTCGGCGCTGCCCGACACGACGGTCCACCTTGTGGCCAAGACCGCTGATCCGGTGACCACCGACTCCGGTATCACGATTGCGCCGGACCGCAGCTTCGCCGACTGCGAGCCGCAGTACGACCTACTGTTCATCCCCGGTGGGCGCGGCACCGAGATCATGGTTCGAGACGATGCCACACTGGCTTTCGTCCGGACAATCGCCACCAACGCCAGGTATCTCACCAGTGTGTGTACCGGGTCGCTGATCCTCGCCGCCGCCGGTCTGCTCGACGGCTACCGCGCGGCCTCACACTGGGCCTTTCGGGAGTTCCTCGCCGCGTACGGAGCCATTCCCGACGATCGACGCGTCGTGGTCGACCGCGACCGCATGACCGGTGGCGGCGTGACGGCCGGTATCGATTTCGCTCTGCAACTCGCCGCGGTGCTCACCGACGAGAAGTTCGCCAGGACACTGCAACTCGTGTTGGAATACGATCCAGCACCGCCGTTCGACTGCGGTACACCCGAGCGTGCCGACAAGGCCACCCTCGACGCTGCCATTGCCCGGTTGGAAGCCGGCGTAGGCGCCATGCGCCGGGTTGCCGGCGAGCGCGTCGCGATGCACTGACCCGCCCCGTTGGATGAACCGAAAAATGGAGTAGTCGTGTCCGACAAGAGACTCGCGGGGAAGACCGCACTGATCACCGGTGGAACCAGCGGCATCGGCCTGGCCACCGCACGCCTGTTCGCCGCCGAGGGTGCCAGGGTGGCGGTGACCGGCCGCGATGACGGCAAGATAGCGGCCACACAGGACGAACTCGGCGAAGGATCACTGGCCATGCAGTCCGACGTCACCTCAGCAGAAGACATGGCGGCAGTGGCCCGACGACTCAAAGACGCGTTCGGTGGCCTCGACATCTTCTTCGCCAATGCCGGGATCGCCTATGCGACACCGCTACCCGATACCGACGAAGAACGCTACGACACAATCATGGACATCAACGTCAAGGGCGTTTTCTTCTCCATGCAGGCGGTGGTTCCGATCATCCGCGATGGCGGATCGGTCATCCTGAACACTTCGTTCCTCAATCAGGTCGGCAGGCCCGGGCTTTCGCTGTTGTCTGCATCCAAAGCCGCGGTGCGCTCGTTCGCCCGCACCTGGTCGGCCGAACTACTGGACCGCCGGATCCGCGTCAACGCCATATCGCCCGGAGCCATCGACACCCCGCTGCAGCGCCGGGGACGCACACCCGAAGAGGCACAGGCAGTCTTGGCCGGTCTCGTGGCGCGCACCCCCGCCGGTCGTGCGGGCGCCGCCGACGACATCGCCCAAGCCGCGTTGTACTTGGCCGGCGACGAGTCGACCTTTATTCTCGGCTCCGAACTCGTGGTAGACGGCGGTATTTCGCAGTTGTGAGGTCCGGCGGCGCTTGGCGACCGCGTCGATGCGGACCATCCATTGGTAGACGCTCCGTTTTTCGGTTCACCCGCTCGAATGCGGGCGTGTTGTGCGGTGCCCATTCGACGGTGAACCCTTGCCCCATATCGCTACGATGAGTAGCGTAACTCGATGTGACGCGAAGCTTCCACGTCGGCCAACCGTTTACGGCGTCGACCGCAGACATCGTGGCGGCGCTGAAAGACGTCAGCATTCCGACGCTGCTGCTGTCGCTCGTGCACATCACGGGTGATCCGCGATTCATCCGCGAGTTCAAACAGGCCGGGCTGTTCCTCAACGAGGTCCAGGGCTTCATGAGCGAGGACGACAGGGCTCGGGCGCGCGAGGCGGCGCTGCCGGTGATCGCCGACTACCGCGACCGCGGTTGCCCGGTCCCCGACCCGCTGCCGGCAGACCTGGTCAAAGAAATGCTCGACTGGGCAGCGTGCGAACCGGTCGACGACGACAACCTGCCGCTGGTGCTGGAGGAGTTGGATCTCGCGGGTGTCGACCCGCGTCGGCCGAACAGGCTCGACGACGCACACGGCTTCCACGTGGTCGTGATCGGCTGCGGGGAATCCGGCGTGCTCGCCGGGGTGCGGCTCAAGCAGGCCGGGATCGACTTCACCATCGTCGAGAAGAACGCCGGACCGGGCGGAACGTGGTGGGAGAACAGCTATCCCGGCGCGCGGGTCGACGTGGCCAACCACTTCTACTGCTACAGCTTCGAACCCAGCAACCACTGGGACCACTTCTTCGCCGAACAACCCGAGCTGCGCCGGTACTTCCGGGGCGTGGTCGACCGCCACGGCCTGGAACCCCACATTCGGTGGAACACCGAAGTCGTCTCGGCCGCGTGGCAGAACGACAGGTGGAATGTCACGGTGCGAAACGCGAACGGCACCGCCATGATCGAGGCCAACGCCGTAATCACCGCGGTCGGCCAGCTCAACCGACCGCAGATCCCCGATTTCCCTGGCGCGGAAACCTTTGCGGGACCGGCGTTTCACTCCGCGGCGTGGGACCACGACGTCGACGTCACCGGCAAGCGGGTGGCCCTGATCGGTGCTGGCGCGAGCGGCTTCCAGATCGCCCCGGCCATCGCCGACAAGGTCGAACACCTGACGGTGTTCCAACGCACCGCGCAATGGATGTTCCCGAACCCGATGTACCACGAGCCCGTCGCGCCCGGGGTCCGGTGGGCGATGGAACATCTGCCGTTCTACGGCCGCTGGTACCGGTTCCTGCTCATGTGGCCAGGCGCCGACAAGGGCCTGGACGCTGCTCGCGTCGACCCGGACTACACCGACCAGACCAACGCCGTCAGCGAGATCAACGCCATCGCCCGGATCATGTTCACCGACTGGATCACCACCCAGGTCGGCGACGATCCGGAACTGCTGACGAAGGTGCTGCCCGATTACCCGGCCACCGGCAAGCGCACACTGCAGGACAACGGCAGCTGGCTCGGCACCCTCAAGCGCGACAACGTCGAGCTGATCCGCACCCCGATCGAGCGGATCACCCCGACGGGGATCGTCACGGCCGGCGGCGATACCCATGACGTCGACATCATCGTGTACGCCACCGGCTTTCGGGCGACCGACGTGCTGTTCCCGATGACCATCACGGGCCGCGACGGCGTCGATCTGCACACCGTCTGGGGTCAACGGCCGTATGCGTACCGCGGCATCACGGTGCCCGGCTTTCCCAACTTCTTCATGACCTACGGACCGGGAACGCACCTCGCGCACGGCGGCAGCCTGATCCTCAACTCGGAACTGCAGATGCGCTATATCAACCAATGCCTGGAGCATCTGATCACCAACGGCCTCAAGACAATGGAGCCGCGGCCGGAACCGACAGCGGCCTGGCACAGCCGGTCACAAGAACAGATCCGACAGACCGTGTGGGCACACCCCGCGATCAAGCACTCGTACTTCAAGAACGCCGACGGCGAGATCCACACCGTCAGTCCATGGCGGTTGAGCGAATACCGTTCCGCCATCGACGAACCCGTCTGGTCCGACTTTCAGGAGGCCTGAGCATGCGCGCAGTCGTCGTCGACAGCTCGAATCAGATTCGTGTCGACAGCCGCCCCGACCCGGCGCTCCCGGGGCCGGACGGCGCGATCGTCAAGGTTGAAGCCGCGTCGATCTGCGGCTCGGATCTGCACTTCCTGGAAGGCCACTACCCCATTGTCGACCCGATCTCCGTCGGCCATGAGGCCGTCGGCACCATCGTCGAAACCGGTTCGGAGGTAAGTGGATTCCGTAAAGGAGACCGGGTTCTGGTGTCCTCGGTGGCCGGTTGTGGCCGCTGCGCGGGGTGCGCGACGCATGACCCGATCCGGTGCGTACGTGGCCCGCAGATCTTCGGCGCCGGAGCCCTCGGCGGCGCACAGGCCGAGCTGCTCGCGGTACCGGCCGCCGACTTCCAGCTGCTGGCCATGCCCGAGGGCATCAGCACCGAGCAGGCCCTGCTGCTGACCGACAACCTGGCGACCGGGTGGGCCGCAGCCAAACGCGCCGACATCCCGATCGGCGGCACCGTCGCGGTGATCGGCCTGGGCGCGGTGGGGATGTGCGCGCTGCGTAGTGCGTTGACACTCGGTGCAGCACAGGTATTCGCGGTCGACCCCGTCGAGGCCCGACGCAAACGTGCCGAAGCGTGGGGCGCGGTCGGGCTCACTCCGCCATCAGCGCAACCGATCCGGGAGGCCACCGGCGGACTCGGGGTCGATGCGGTGATCGACGCAGTCGGCAGTGACGCGTCCATCAACGATGCGATCGACGCGGTCCGCACCGGAGGCACGGTGTCGATCGTCGGCGTACACGACCTGCAGCCCTATCCACTGCCCGCCCTGGCATGCCTGATCCGCAGCCTCACCATCCGACTCACCACGGCGCCGGTGCAGCAGACCTGGCCCGAGCTGATCCCGTTGCTGCAGGCCGGGCGGATGGACGTCGACGGAATCTTCACCACCACAATGGCATTGGACGACGCGGCAGCCGTCTATACCGCGGCATTATCACGCGACGGAGAGCATCTCAAGATTCAGCTGACACCGTAGTCACTGCGAATTCGCTGTGGGTTTCCTGAAAGGCCTTCGTAGGGTGGCATTTCCGTGACGGCTCCCACATGGCGGGAATAATTTTGTCGGACGTGGAATAAAGTCCGCGCCGGGGATGGTTCCACGGACACGTGCGCGAACCGAACCCAACAGTCGATTGCCCGATCCCGACGCGACATCACCAAGCGCCTTCCACCACCCTTGACGGGCGCATCTGATGCGCCAGGGCCCGCTCGCCGGACGGTATCCCGCGGTGGCCGCCATGGTCACGCTCGCCTTGATCCCGTACCTGGCGCTTTCCGCTGCGATCGACCCACTGGTGCCGATCATCTCCGAGCAGCTACACATGTCCGCGCAGGCCATGAGCCTGAGCTCGGGACTGGGCAACGCGGCCTATGCGGTGGGCACCGTGCTCGCGGTCCAGTTCGCCCAACACCTACCGCAGCGCCGGATGATGCTGGGCTACGCCGTGCTGCTGGTCGTCGGTTCGGTGATCGCTGCGTCGGCGCAGAACGGCGGCATGTTCGTCTGCGGCCATGTCCTGCAAGGTCTGGCCACCAGCATGCTGCTGATAGCCGCGGCTCCCCCGCTGACCATCGGGTTCCCGCGCCAGAAGCTGCGCCACACCGCCGTGATCATGAACATGTGCGTCTTCGGGGCCGTCGCCCTGGGCCCGTTCATCGGAGGTGTGCAGGCCGAGTCGAACGCCTGGCGGCCGCTGTTCTGGATCGTCGCGGCGATCGCGCTGGTCGCGCTGATCATGGCGGCGTTGACGTTCGAGGATGCACCGCCCGCAGACCTTGACGCACCGCGCGACCTGACCGCGATCGCGCTGGCGTCGGTCGGCTGCGCCGCGGCGTTCATAGGTGCCTCACAGCTGACCACACACGGTTTCACCGACGCGGCCGTGACCGTGCCCATGCTCGGCGGACTGGCGTTGATCGTGGTCCTCATCGTCTATCAGTTCCGGGCGCGCAGGCCGCTGCTGACCATCCGCACGATGCTCACCAGCTCGATCCCCGTCGCGGGCGTGGGTGTCGCGTTGTTCGCGGCGGCCGCATCCATCGCGGCGACCGCGCTGACCGCCGAGGTGTTCCTGCAGTCCCTCAGCCCCGTGCGGGTCGGACTGCTGTACCTCCCTGAACTCGGCGGCGCCGTCGTGATGGCATTCGTGTTCGGTGTCGTCATCACCCGGCGGGCTATGCACTACCTGCCCCTGGTCGGCATGGCCCTGCTCGCCGCAGGCATCGTGGTGTTCCGGCTCGCCCTGCCGGCCAATCAACCGCTGGCGCTGCTCGGCTCCGCACTGACGGGCCTCGCACTCGGCGCGACCGTGGCACCCGCATTGTTCGTCGCGGGCTTCTCCTTGCAGTCCAACAGCCTGCAGCGGGTCTTCGCGATCATCGAATTGTTGCGGGCGGTGGCCGCTTTCATGGTCGCGCCGATCTTCGCGCATTTCGCGGCGACGGCATCGGGTGGCCTGACCGCGGGCACCGGTGATGCGCTGTGGATCGGATTCGGTCTCGCAATCGGCGGCGCCGCGTTCGGCGTGGCCATCTACGCGCTCAGCGGGGCCAGGCCGCAGACACCCGACCTCGACCGGTTCCTCGACGGCGAATCCCCGGCCTGGTACTCGCCGCCCCTGCTCGCGCGACTCCGGCGTGACGTGGCGGTGCCGCCGCTCCCGGCTGACCGGGCCGCAGCCACCGTCGCACCCGAGCGCCACGACGCGTCGATGTCCGGCGGACCCGTACTGTTCGCCTACGACGGCTCCGAGCGCGCCGCGTTCGCGATCCGACAGGCCGCCGCGCAACTCTCCGCGCTGCGCGACGCCCTCGTGGTGTGCGTGTGGCAGCCGGCAGATGTCGGATTCACCCCCACCGGATCCAAGCGTTTCGATGCCGATCAGGCCACGGAGGTGCGCCACGCGGCCGAACAGACTGCGGCACACGGCGCCTCGCTGGCGACCGCGGCGGGATTCACCGCGCGCAGCGTGGCCGTCGAGGCCGCCCCGACGTGGAAGGGCATCGTGGAAACCGCCGACGCGTACGGCGCGAGCCTGATCGTGATCGGCCCGCACCGGCGCAGTGGTCTGCTGGGCCATCTGGAGGGCAGCGTGGCGACGGCGGTGATCACCCACGCGACCACACCGGTCCTGGTCATCCCCGAGGGCGCGCGTTCATCCTGCGTTGACGGCGTCGGTTACTCGGACTTTCACGCCGTGAACGCATAGTCAACAGGACGTCGAGGCAATCCAGGATTCATCCTGCGCTGAGGGCGTGCGTCACTCGAACTTTTACGCCGTAGACGCAGAGTCAGCGCCCACCTCAGCGCGCTCGCGGTCTAGGGATTCACCGCTCGGCCCCAATGCGAGTCTGTGGAATTCTTATGAGTTCGATCATCGACCGGCCTCCCCGCGGTCAGACTGGTTGCGTGGCTGCTTTGTTGCTGGAGGGGACCGTATTGCTTGACGAGGAGGGTGGGCGCGCACGCCGTAAGGCGATCGTCGGGAAGCTGCCGAAGATGACCAGACCCGACGGATCCCCGATCCGGGTCTTGCTGGTCGATGACGAACGCGCCCTGACGGGTCTGATCAGCCGTGCGCTCCAGTACGAGGGCTGGCAGATCGACGCTGCGCACGACGCAACCGACGCCGTTGAGCAATACCAGCGGCATGCCCCCGACGTGGTCGTGCTCGACATCATGATGCCCGGTGGGGACGGCTTCAGCGTGCTCGAGCAGATCCGCGCACCGAGTGAACTCGCGCGCTATACCCCGGTGCTGTTCCTGACCGCGCGCGATTCCGTCGTCGACCGCGTCGCCGGGCTCACGGCCGGCGGCGACGACTACCTGACCAAACCGTTCAGCCTCGAAGAGTTGGTTGCGCGGTTACGGGGATTGCTGCGTCGCATGGCCTACACGACTCCCGAGGCCGACGAGGTTCTGTTCGTCGGCGACCTCGAGTTACGGGCCGCGAGCCGCGAAGTGCTGCGCGACGGCAGCCTGCTGTCGTTGACGTCCACCGAGTTCGATCTGCTGCGCTACATGATGCGCAATCCGTACCGCGCGCTCAGTCGCGAGGAGTTGCTGCAGCGAGTGTGGGGGTATGACTTCGTGGCCCGCTCCAGCGTGGTCGAACTGTATGTGTCCTATCTCCGAAAGAAGATCGACGCCGGCCGCGCCCCGATGATCCAGACCGTACGCGGCGTCGGGTATCTGATCCGGCCGGCCCAATGAACCCCGTGACGCGCCGGTGGCGCACCTGGACGCTGCGCAGGCAACTCGTCGTCGCCGTCTCGACCATGGTGCTGTCGGTCGTCGCCGTGTTGGGCGTGCTGTCGACAGCGACCCTCAGCAGGTCCGTCGACGGCATGGTGGACAGCCAGCTCGACGCTGCCGCTGAGGGATTCGGCGCCTCGGTGGTCAAATTCCGGTCCAGTCCCACGCCTTCGGGGGAACTGCCCGCTCCCGGAACGATGAAACCGCTCACCCACCTGGTGGGTCAGGCCCCGGGCAACATCGTGGTGCTGATCCGCGACGGCGTCGTCATGGACTCTGCGCTGTTCGGTGACGGCGAGGCCCAACGCGCACCCTCCTCGGCGACCGACGTCATCCGCGACCGAACCCGCGACGCCGCGGGCAACAGCACCGTCCACCTGCCCGGGGTCGGCAATTACCGGATCCAGACGCGAAACGGTGGCCCCGGTGAATTGCTCGTCACCGGTGTATCGAATCGCGCCGCCGAGCATGCCGTCACCCAGCAGAACATCGTCGTCTCCTCGCTCACCGCGCTGACGCTTCTGGTCACCGGACTGGGCACGTTCCTCATCGTCCGACACGCTCTGCGCCCGCTGGGACGCGTCGCTGCTGCCGCGGCCGAGGTGGTGAAGCTGCCATTGGACCGCGACAACTACGCCATCACCGTGCGGGTACCTGAAGAGGCGGCCGACCGGCGCACCGAAGTCGGGCTGGTCGGCCATACGCTCAACACCCTGCTGGCCCACGTCGGGGGCGCGCTGGCGGAGGTCGCGGCATCGGACAGGCGGATGCGCCGATTCATCACCGACGCCAGTCATGAACTGCGCACACCGCTGGCCGCGGTTCTCGGCCATGCGGAACTGACCCGCCAGGACAGCGACGCGCTCCCCGAAACCACCGAGTACGCACTGGCGCGCATCGAATCCGAATCCAAGCGAATGAACGCCCTGGTATCCGACCTCCTGCTGCTCGCGCGCCTCGACGAAGGTCACGACATCGAAAACACCCTGGTCAACCTGGCCGACATCGTGCGCGACGCGGTCAACGATGCGGCCGTGATCGCCCCGTCACACCATTGGCGCTGCGAGACGCCCACCGGAGCCCTGTGGTGCCGCGGCGACCAGGCCCAACTGCATCAGACGGTCGCGAACCTGTTGTCCAACGCCCGTACGCACACACCACCGGGGACGACCGTTGCCGTCGTGGCCCGCGCGGTTGCCGACGCCAAGGGGCCGCACGTGGAGGTCACCATCGCCGATGACGGCCCCGGGATCGCGGCCGACCTGGTGCCTCATCTGTTCGAGCGGTTCGTGCGTGCCGACACCTCACGGTCGCGCCAAGCCGGCAGCACTGGGCTGGGCCTGGCCATCGTCGCCTCGATCGTCGAGGCTCACCACGGCACCGTAACCGCCGAATCCCGGCCCGGTCAGACCACATTCCGCATCCGCCTCCCGCAAGCGACCGTGCCACATGCGGCGGACACGCACGAGGCAAAGCAACCGCTCGCGGCTGTCTGATGCGCCCTCGGCGGGCTCACACAGCACACCGCCCCCGGCCGAGTCTATGAAATTCCTATCGAAGATATGGGTTGTCTATCGGTAAATACCCAAGGCGCACAACGGTTTCTAGCGTTGAAGGAGTAATCGACAACGCACTCAGGGAGCCGTCATCATGAAGTATCAACTCGCAGTCGGTGCCGCAGTCCTCGCAGCCCTCACCGTGGGCGGCGGGCAGGCCGGCGCCGCACCCTCCGGCCCGTCCTCAGTCGAACGAACGGTCAACGACCTCAAAGCTCAGGGGTACAACGTCATCGTCAACCGGGTCGGCGGCGCACCGCTCGAACAATGCGCGGTGCGCGGCGTGCGGGCCGGACAGCAGCACGTCACGCGCGACTCTCGCGGTGGAGGTTCGATCAACACCACGGTGATATCGCAGACCGTCTATGTCGACGTGACGTGCTGACGCAGGTTGTCGCGTAGCTTCGCGACGCCGCGCTGCATGGTCTTGAGTTCATCGATCGACAATCCGGTGGCCGCGAGAAGGTCCATCTCAAGCGCTTCTTCCCGAAGCTTGCGTCCGGCGTCGGTCAGGCTGACCACCACCTGACGTTCATCGTTCGGATCGCGTTGCCGGGTAACGTAACCGAGCGATTCGAGCTTCTTGAGGATCGGGGTCAGGGTGTTGGACTCCAGGAAGAGCTTTTCGCCGAGGCTGCTGACCGTCTGATGGTCCTGTTCCGACAACGCGACGATGGCGATGTACTGCGTGTAGGTGATGCCCTTCTTGTCCAGGATCGTCTTGTAGGCCTTGCCGTACGCGAGGTTGGCCGAGTAGATCGCGAAGCACATGAAGTCGGCGAGGCGTGGGCTCTTGCGGGGCATACGCACATTCTATCGGATCCGATTCAATCGGATGGGATTGATTTCCGCCATCGCCGTGTTAATCTCTAACGCATCCGATTGAATCGGATCCGATACATCATCGAAGGAGAACTTCAGTGTCCACTCAGACCGAGAACGTGCTGTACACCGCCAAGACCCACACCACGGGCGGACGCCAGGGCGAGTCCTACAGTGCGGACGGCAATCTCGACATCCAGCTGACCCCGCCGGGCGGCAACGGTGCAGGCACCAACCCTGAGCAGCTGTTCGCGGCGGGCTGGTCGGCGTGCTTCCTGAGCGCCATGGGCCTGACCGCGGGCAAGCACAACGTGAAGCTGCCCGCCGACACCGCGGTGGACGCCGAGGTGGACCTGGTCAACACCGATGGCGCGTTCTCGCTGCAGGCCCGGCTCAACGTCAGCATCCCGGGCGTCGATCGCGAGACCGCCCAGGCCATCGCCGACGACGCACACCAGGTGTGCCCCTACTCCAAGGCCACGCGCGGCAACATCCCCGTCACCATCGCCGTCGTGTGAGACCGGTGAGGGCGGCCGCTCACGGGCGGCCGCCCTTGCTCATTCCTTCATGTCCAAGGTCGGGGTGGGACGCGTGAAGAACCGCGTCACCCCGAGCAGCCAGACGAAACCGACTGCCAGCCATACCAACCCGATGATCAGGGCCGTTCCGGACAGGCTCGTCCACAACCAGATGGTCAACGCGAAACCGATGAGCGGCAGGATCAGGTTATTGACGAACGCCATCCCACCGCGTTCCTTGAGGTCACCGAAGTAGTGCTTGATCACCGACAGGTTCACCGCCGAGAACGCCACCAGCGCACCGAAACTGATCAGCGACGCGAGCGTCGCCAGGTCGATCACGGCGGCCAGCAGGGACACCGCCGAAACGACGAGAATCGCGTATGCCGGGGTGAGGAAGCGGCGGTGCAACTGCCCGAAGATCGGCCTTGGCAGGATGCCGTCACGCCCCATGGCATAGAGGATGCGGGCCACCGAGGCCTGCGATGTGATGGCCGAGCCGAGCGCGCCCGCGACGTAGGCCGCGGTGAAGAAAACCACCAGGAACTTGCCGCCCGCGGTCGTCATCACGTCCAGCGCACCGGAATCCACGTTGGCGAACACGTTCGACGGATAGACCAGCTGAGCCAGGTACGAGAGCACGATGAAGATCAAGCCTGACAGCACCGTGGCGATCATGATGGCCTGCGGGACAGTCCGTTTGGGGTCTTTGGCCTCTTCGGACAGGGTCGACACGGCGTCGAATCCCAGGAACGACAGGCACAGGATCGCGGCGCCGGCGAACACCGGGACGGCGCCCGGGGCCGTGTTGTCGCCATGGAACGGGGCCAGCAGATCCACCGACCCGCTGCCCGTGATGGACACAAAGCTCAACACCACGAAGACCACGATGAAGATCGCCTGGACCGCGACGATCACGATGTTGGCGCGGGCCACCGAAACGATGCCGATGATGTTGAGGAACGTCACGATCGCGATGGCCACCACCGCGAACACCCACGCGGGAACGGCCGGGATCGCCTCGTGCAGGTAGATCCCTATCACCAGGTAGTTGATCATCGGCAGGAACAGGTAATCGAGCAGCAGCGACCAGCCGCCGAGAAAACCGATCGGCGCACCGAAAGACTTCTGCGCGTACGTATATGCCGAGCCGGCGACCGGATAGGCCACCGACATCCGGGCATAGGACCGTGCGGTGAACACCATGGCCGCCAACGTCACCAGATACGCCAGCGGAACCCGGCCGCCGGTTTCCTGCGTGACGATGCCGTACGTGGTGAACACGGTCAGCGGCACCATGTACACCAGGCCGAACATCACCAGAGCGGGCAGCCCGAGGACTCGCCGTAGATGGCCGCTGTCGGTTGCGGTCTCGGTCGTGGTCATCGCGGTCCTTTCACCAACGTGGCCGAATACACCGGCCGGCCTTGCAGATAGGTGGCGCGGACCTCCAGCGCCGGCAGTTCGAGTGGCGGGACCAACCGCGGGTCGCGGTCCAGCCACACCAGATCCGCGCTCGCGCCGGGCGTGATGCGGCCCCAATCCGCTTCCGCGAACGCCTGATACGCCACCGCGCCGGTGTAGGACGCCAGGGCCGGTTCGATCGGCAGGATCTCCTCTGGTGTCCAGCCACCGGCCGGTTCGCCGTCGGAGGTGCACCGTGACACCGCGACCGCGATGCCGTCGAGCGGAGCGCCCGAGGACACCGGCCAGTCCGATCCGAATGCCAGCGCCGCGCCGGAGTTCTCCAGCGTGCGCATGCGGTACTGCTTGTCCGAACGCTCGTGCCCCAGCCGCGGGATGGTCAGCACCGTCATGAGGGCATCCATCTGCGCCCACAGCGGCTGCATGTTCGGGATGACGCCCAGTTCCGCGAACCGGCCGAGATCATCGTCGTCCACGAGCTGCGCGTGCGCGATGACGGGCCGCCGGTCCCGCGGACCGTTTTGCCGCGCAACGTATTCGATGGCGTCGAGGGCTTGACGCACCGCGGCGTCGCCGATCGCGTGGATGTGGATCTGCAGGCCCAGCTCGTCCACCCGGCGTGCGGCCTCGGCCAGCGAGTCTCCTTCCCACAGCTGCATACCGTGGTTGTGCAGGCCCGAACAGTACGGCTGTAGCAGCGCCCCGGTTTCGTTCTCCACCACGCCGTCGGCGAAAAACTTCACGGTCTGCGCGGTCAGCAGCGGCGACCCAACGGCCTCCACCCGTTCGCG
Proteins encoded:
- a CDS encoding DJ-1/PfpI family protein is translated as MTDASAPTRIAMLIYPGFTTLDLVGPQQVLSALPDTTVHLVAKTADPVTTDSGITIAPDRSFADCEPQYDLLFIPGGRGTEIMVRDDATLAFVRTIATNARYLTSVCTGSLILAAAGLLDGYRAASHWAFREFLAAYGAIPDDRRVVVDRDRMTGGGVTAGIDFALQLAAVLTDEKFARTLQLVLEYDPAPPFDCGTPERADKATLDAAIARLEAGVGAMRRVAGERVAMH
- a CDS encoding SDR family oxidoreductase; this encodes MSDKRLAGKTALITGGTSGIGLATARLFAAEGARVAVTGRDDGKIAATQDELGEGSLAMQSDVTSAEDMAAVARRLKDAFGGLDIFFANAGIAYATPLPDTDEERYDTIMDINVKGVFFSMQAVVPIIRDGGSVILNTSFLNQVGRPGLSLLSASKAAVRSFARTWSAELLDRRIRVNAISPGAIDTPLQRRGRTPEEAQAVLAGLVARTPAGRAGAADDIAQAALYLAGDESTFILGSELVVDGGISQL
- a CDS encoding flavin-containing monooxygenase, with product MTRSFHVGQPFTASTADIVAALKDVSIPTLLLSLVHITGDPRFIREFKQAGLFLNEVQGFMSEDDRARAREAALPVIADYRDRGCPVPDPLPADLVKEMLDWAACEPVDDDNLPLVLEELDLAGVDPRRPNRLDDAHGFHVVVIGCGESGVLAGVRLKQAGIDFTIVEKNAGPGGTWWENSYPGARVDVANHFYCYSFEPSNHWDHFFAEQPELRRYFRGVVDRHGLEPHIRWNTEVVSAAWQNDRWNVTVRNANGTAMIEANAVITAVGQLNRPQIPDFPGAETFAGPAFHSAAWDHDVDVTGKRVALIGAGASGFQIAPAIADKVEHLTVFQRTAQWMFPNPMYHEPVAPGVRWAMEHLPFYGRWYRFLLMWPGADKGLDAARVDPDYTDQTNAVSEINAIARIMFTDWITTQVGDDPELLTKVLPDYPATGKRTLQDNGSWLGTLKRDNVELIRTPIERITPTGIVTAGGDTHDVDIIVYATGFRATDVLFPMTITGRDGVDLHTVWGQRPYAYRGITVPGFPNFFMTYGPGTHLAHGGSLILNSELQMRYINQCLEHLITNGLKTMEPRPEPTAAWHSRSQEQIRQTVWAHPAIKHSYFKNADGEIHTVSPWRLSEYRSAIDEPVWSDFQEA
- a CDS encoding alcohol dehydrogenase catalytic domain-containing protein yields the protein MRAVVVDSSNQIRVDSRPDPALPGPDGAIVKVEAASICGSDLHFLEGHYPIVDPISVGHEAVGTIVETGSEVSGFRKGDRVLVSSVAGCGRCAGCATHDPIRCVRGPQIFGAGALGGAQAELLAVPAADFQLLAMPEGISTEQALLLTDNLATGWAAAKRADIPIGGTVAVIGLGAVGMCALRSALTLGAAQVFAVDPVEARRKRAEAWGAVGLTPPSAQPIREATGGLGVDAVIDAVGSDASINDAIDAVRTGGTVSIVGVHDLQPYPLPALACLIRSLTIRLTTAPVQQTWPELIPLLQAGRMDVDGIFTTTMALDDAAAVYTAALSRDGEHLKIQLTP
- a CDS encoding universal stress protein, with amino-acid sequence MRQGPLAGRYPAVAAMVTLALIPYLALSAAIDPLVPIISEQLHMSAQAMSLSSGLGNAAYAVGTVLAVQFAQHLPQRRMMLGYAVLLVVGSVIAASAQNGGMFVCGHVLQGLATSMLLIAAAPPLTIGFPRQKLRHTAVIMNMCVFGAVALGPFIGGVQAESNAWRPLFWIVAAIALVALIMAALTFEDAPPADLDAPRDLTAIALASVGCAAAFIGASQLTTHGFTDAAVTVPMLGGLALIVVLIVYQFRARRPLLTIRTMLTSSIPVAGVGVALFAAAASIAATALTAEVFLQSLSPVRVGLLYLPELGGAVVMAFVFGVVITRRAMHYLPLVGMALLAAGIVVFRLALPANQPLALLGSALTGLALGATVAPALFVAGFSLQSNSLQRVFAIIELLRAVAAFMVAPIFAHFAATASGGLTAGTGDALWIGFGLAIGGAAFGVAIYALSGARPQTPDLDRFLDGESPAWYSPPLLARLRRDVAVPPLPADRAAATVAPERHDASMSGGPVLFAYDGSERAAFAIRQAAAQLSALRDALVVCVWQPADVGFTPTGSKRFDADQATEVRHAAEQTAAHGASLATAAGFTARSVAVEAAPTWKGIVETADAYGASLIVIGPHRRSGLLGHLEGSVATAVITHATTPVLVIPEGARSSCVDGVGYSDFHAVNA